Proteins encoded within one genomic window of Pedobacter africanus:
- a CDS encoding DeoR/GlpR family DNA-binding transcription regulator → MIKAERQRLIISHVSKDQKVLLSDLSTLLSVSEDTVRRDIKELSDQGLLKAVRGGAISHSPIPLHFRDREHYDVSHKAIIAEKAQQFISDGQVVLFDSGTSALAVATHLPKERKITAVTNSFPVAAVLEDHPNAEVIFIGGRLNKTAFSTSGHEVIRALGGLSPDVCFLGICSIDVNHGITGKDYEDSQVKKMMVERARYVIALSTLEKIGTAEPYLICEAQSLDAIITDMEPDHEALQVYTAAGIEIV, encoded by the coding sequence ATGATTAAGGCAGAAAGACAACGGTTGATCATCTCGCATGTGAGTAAAGACCAAAAGGTACTTTTGAGCGACCTGAGTACATTATTAAGTGTATCTGAGGATACGGTAAGGAGAGACATTAAAGAACTTTCCGATCAGGGATTGCTGAAGGCCGTGCGCGGAGGTGCGATCTCTCATTCGCCCATTCCCCTGCATTTCAGGGACAGGGAACATTATGATGTAAGTCATAAAGCAATTATTGCCGAAAAGGCGCAGCAATTTATCAGCGACGGGCAGGTGGTGCTTTTTGATTCCGGTACTTCAGCGCTCGCGGTAGCTACCCACCTGCCAAAAGAACGGAAAATTACCGCGGTGACCAATAGTTTCCCTGTGGCGGCTGTACTGGAAGACCATCCCAATGCCGAAGTGATCTTTATCGGGGGGCGTTTAAACAAGACCGCGTTTTCAACCTCTGGTCATGAGGTTATACGGGCGCTTGGCGGCCTAAGTCCGGATGTCTGTTTTCTGGGGATTTGCAGTATTGATGTAAACCATGGCATAACCGGAAAAGATTACGAAGATTCGCAGGTCAAGAAAATGATGGTAGAGCGGGCCAGGTATGTTATAGCCCTTTCAACATTGGAAAAAATCGGGACGGCAGAACCTTATCTGATCTGTGAGGCACAGTCACTCGACGCCATCATTACGGACATGGAGCCTGATCACGAAGCGCTGCAGGTTTATACAGCTGCAGGAATAGAAATTGTCTGA
- a CDS encoding 5' nucleotidase, NT5C type, whose product MKKTIGIDMDGVLANIEAQWLNWYERDYGVKLGHEVFIGVKESDAFPDKEAVKKFVYSPGFFRTIPVMEGAVAAVKKLAEDFEIYIVSAAMEFPLSLFEKREWLAEHFPFISWKNIIFCGDKSVVNTDYLIDDHCKNLDYCKGMPIMFTAGHNTNHTHHTRVNNWQEVLVLMEEEKYQSEALSVK is encoded by the coding sequence ATGAAAAAAACAATCGGAATTGATATGGACGGGGTCCTCGCAAACATCGAGGCCCAGTGGTTAAACTGGTATGAGCGCGACTATGGCGTTAAACTGGGTCACGAGGTTTTTATTGGTGTAAAGGAGTCAGATGCTTTTCCTGATAAAGAGGCTGTAAAAAAGTTTGTTTATTCGCCTGGATTTTTCCGTACAATCCCGGTAATGGAAGGCGCTGTAGCAGCAGTAAAAAAACTGGCTGAAGACTTTGAAATTTACATCGTCTCGGCAGCAATGGAATTCCCGCTGTCTTTATTTGAAAAAAGGGAATGGCTAGCCGAGCACTTTCCTTTTATCAGCTGGAAAAATATTATTTTTTGCGGAGACAAAAGTGTGGTAAATACCGATTACCTGATTGACGACCACTGCAAAAACCTTGATTACTGCAAAGGGATGCCTATTATGTTTACTGCAGGGCACAATACAAATCATACCCACCACACCCGGGTAAACAACTGGCAGGAAGTGCTTGTCTTAATGGAAGAAGAGAAATATCAAAGCGAAGCCCTGAGCGTTAAATGA
- the glyA gene encoding serine hydroxymethyltransferase produces the protein MTRDTLIFDLIDRELDRQENGLELIASENFVSKQVMEAAGSCLTNKYAEGLPGKRYYGGCQVVDEVESLAIERAKKLFGAEWVNVQPHSGAQANAAVMLAVIQPGDKILGFDLSHGGHLTHGSPVNFSGKLYHPLFYGVKKEDGRIDYARLEEVALAERPKLIIVGASAYSREWDYAFVRSVADKIGALLMADISHPAGLIARGLLQNPLPHCHIVTTTTHKTLRGPRGGMIMMGKDFENPFGLKTPKGETRMMSSVLDMAVFPGTQGGPLEHIIAAKAIAFGEALSDEYLTYVKQVQANAQAMAKAFVAKGYGIISGGTDNHLMLIDLRNKNITGKLAESALEKADITVNKNMVPFDDKSPFVTSGIRVGTAAITTRGFKESEMEQIVDLIDQVLTNAEDENNLKQVKEKVISLVSRFPLYK, from the coding sequence ATGACTAGAGATACTTTAATTTTTGATTTGATTGACAGGGAATTGGACCGTCAGGAGAATGGTCTGGAACTGATTGCTTCGGAAAATTTTGTAAGCAAGCAGGTAATGGAGGCCGCAGGTTCTTGTTTAACTAATAAATATGCTGAAGGCCTGCCAGGTAAAAGGTATTATGGTGGATGCCAGGTAGTTGATGAGGTGGAAAGCCTTGCTATTGAAAGGGCAAAAAAACTTTTTGGTGCAGAATGGGTGAATGTTCAGCCGCACTCTGGTGCACAGGCAAATGCAGCAGTAATGCTGGCCGTAATTCAGCCTGGAGATAAGATCCTGGGTTTTGACCTTTCGCACGGCGGTCACTTAACACATGGTTCACCGGTTAATTTTTCAGGAAAATTGTATCATCCATTATTTTACGGTGTAAAAAAGGAAGATGGAAGAATAGATTATGCCAGGCTGGAAGAGGTAGCGCTGGCAGAACGCCCTAAGCTGATCATTGTTGGTGCATCTGCTTATTCAAGGGAATGGGATTATGCTTTTGTACGTAGTGTGGCCGATAAAATTGGTGCCCTGTTAATGGCGGATATTTCTCACCCTGCAGGTTTAATTGCCCGCGGATTGTTGCAAAACCCGCTTCCACACTGTCACATCGTAACCACTACCACACATAAAACCTTACGCGGCCCACGTGGCGGTATGATTATGATGGGTAAAGATTTTGAAAACCCATTCGGATTAAAAACTCCTAAAGGCGAAACCCGCATGATGTCATCTGTTTTAGATATGGCTGTTTTTCCTGGTACCCAAGGTGGGCCATTGGAGCACATCATTGCTGCTAAGGCCATTGCTTTTGGTGAGGCTTTGAGCGACGAGTACCTGACTTATGTGAAACAGGTACAGGCAAATGCCCAGGCCATGGCCAAAGCTTTTGTAGCTAAAGGATATGGCATCATATCAGGAGGGACAGATAACCACCTGATGCTGATCGACCTTCGCAATAAGAACATTACCGGTAAACTGGCCGAGAGCGCACTGGAAAAGGCAGACATTACCGTAAACAAAAATATGGTTCCTTTTGATGATAAGTCACCATTTGTAACTTCGGGAATCCGGGTAGGTACTGCTGCGATTACCACAAGAGGTTTCAAAGAATCGGAAATGGAACAAATTGTTGACCTGATTGATCAGGTGCTGACCAATGCAGAAGATGAAAATAATTTGAAGCAGGTTAAAGAAAAAGTTATAAGTTTAGTAAGTCGTTTTCCACTATATAAATAA
- the dxs gene encoding 1-deoxy-D-xylulose-5-phosphate synthase, with amino-acid sequence MEDINGPFLPNINYPADLKQYKEQDLEQIAQELRQYIIDVVSVNGGHFAASLGVVELTVALHYVLNTPYDKLVWDVGHQAYGHKILTGRKAVFHTNRLLNGISGFPKISESEYDTFGVGHSSTSISAALGMAVASHYKGETDRQHVAVIGDGAMTAGLAFEGLNHAGIENSNLLVILNDNCMSIDPNVGALKEYLTSITTSKSYNRFREDISQVLFKLSELGPNAHKFVKKIEKSIKGTLLKQSNMFEALNFRYFGPVDGHDVQRLVQVIRDLKDIPGPKLLHCVTLKGKGFALAEKDQTKWHAPGLFDKITGEIKKSVSDKPQPPKYQDVFGHTLVELAEANEKIVGITPAMPSGSSMNIMMKAMPNRAFDVGIAEQHAVTFSAGLATQGLVPFCNIYSSFMQRAYDQVIHDVAIQKLNVVFCLDRAGFAGADGATHHGAYDLAYMRCIPNMTVAAPMNEEELRNLMYTAQQENTGPFSIRYPRGNGVLPDWKRPFKALEIGKGRKICDGEDVAILTIGHVGNFAVEACKELNSEGIHPAHYDMRFVKPLDEALLHDVFKRYRNVITVEDGCLQGGMGSAVLEFMADHKYSAQVIRLGIPDSFIDHGEQAELWALCGYDTNSIIKTIRKIAVGRTTETMAS; translated from the coding sequence ATGGAAGATATTAACGGCCCGTTTTTACCCAACATAAACTATCCTGCTGATTTAAAGCAGTATAAAGAACAAGACCTCGAACAAATCGCACAGGAACTGCGTCAGTACATTATTGATGTGGTCAGTGTAAACGGCGGGCATTTTGCGGCCAGTTTAGGGGTTGTGGAATTAACGGTGGCCCTGCATTATGTCTTAAATACCCCCTACGACAAATTGGTATGGGATGTTGGACACCAGGCTTACGGGCACAAAATACTTACCGGCAGGAAAGCTGTATTTCATACCAACCGCCTGCTGAATGGCATTAGTGGTTTCCCAAAAATTAGTGAAAGTGAATACGATACTTTTGGTGTAGGGCATTCTTCCACATCCATTTCTGCCGCTTTGGGTATGGCCGTAGCCTCTCACTATAAAGGGGAGACCGACAGACAGCACGTAGCCGTGATTGGCGATGGGGCCATGACCGCCGGCCTTGCTTTTGAGGGTCTAAACCATGCCGGAATCGAAAATTCAAACCTGCTGGTGATCCTGAACGACAACTGCATGTCTATTGACCCCAATGTTGGCGCATTGAAAGAGTACCTGACCAGCATTACCACTTCGAAGTCCTATAACCGTTTCCGTGAAGATATTTCGCAGGTACTGTTTAAGTTATCTGAACTGGGACCAAATGCACATAAGTTTGTAAAGAAAATAGAAAAAAGTATTAAGGGCACCTTGCTTAAACAAAGCAACATGTTCGAGGCACTAAACTTCAGATATTTTGGCCCGGTTGACGGCCATGATGTACAGCGTCTGGTGCAGGTCATCAGGGATTTGAAAGATATCCCGGGACCTAAACTTTTGCACTGTGTAACCTTAAAAGGAAAGGGCTTTGCCCTGGCCGAAAAAGACCAGACCAAATGGCATGCACCGGGTTTGTTCGACAAGATTACCGGTGAGATCAAAAAATCTGTATCCGACAAGCCGCAGCCGCCTAAATACCAGGATGTATTTGGGCATACCCTTGTAGAGCTTGCAGAAGCCAATGAAAAAATTGTAGGGATCACCCCCGCCATGCCTTCAGGCTCATCCATGAACATCATGATGAAGGCCATGCCGAACCGCGCTTTTGATGTGGGCATTGCAGAACAGCACGCCGTTACATTTTCGGCCGGACTGGCAACACAGGGCCTCGTACCCTTTTGCAACATTTACTCCAGCTTTATGCAGAGGGCATATGATCAGGTGATCCATGACGTGGCCATCCAGAAATTGAATGTAGTGTTTTGTCTGGACCGGGCAGGTTTTGCCGGCGCCGACGGCGCCACTCACCACGGCGCGTACGACCTGGCCTATATGCGTTGCATACCCAATATGACCGTAGCTGCCCCAATGAACGAGGAGGAGTTGCGCAACCTGATGTATACCGCCCAGCAGGAAAATACCGGCCCATTTTCTATCCGTTACCCAAGGGGAAATGGAGTGCTGCCAGACTGGAAAAGACCTTTTAAAGCACTTGAAATTGGAAAAGGAAGAAAAATATGCGACGGAGAAGATGTAGCCATATTAACCATTGGCCATGTAGGGAACTTTGCCGTAGAAGCCTGTAAAGAGCTGAACAGTGAAGGTATACACCCTGCGCATTACGATATGCGCTTCGTTAAGCCGCTGGATGAAGCCTTACTGCACGATGTATTTAAACGCTACAGGAATGTAATTACCGTTGAAGATGGCTGTTTACAGGGCGGAATGGGATCTGCCGTACTGGAATTCATGGCCGACCACAAATACAGCGCGCAGGTGATCAGATTGGGTATCCCCGACAGCTTTATTGACCACGGAGAACAAGCGGAACTATGGGCATTGTGTGGTTATGATACCAATTCGATCATCAAAACCATCAGAAAGATTGCGGTAGGCAGAACTACCGAAACAATGGCTTCTTAA